One stretch of Saccharomonospora xinjiangensis XJ-54 DNA includes these proteins:
- the argJ gene encoding bifunctional glutamate N-acetyltransferase/amino-acid acetyltransferase ArgJ gives MTVTSPRGFRAAGVAAGLKASGRPDVALVVNDGPSDVAAAVFTTNRCKANPVLWSEQVMADRSAKAVVLNSGGANCYTGPAGFQTTHASAELVAERLGLGAIDVVVCSTGLIGEKLDREALNTGIEAAVKALSVEGGSSAAEAIMTTDTRSKQVVREGPGYTVGGMAKGAGMLAPALATMLVVITTDAAVDAETADRALRAATRATFDRLDSDGCMSTNDTVLLMCNGASGTEPDAGEFTSLLTSTCHDLAMQLLGDAEGSEHDITIDVVNAATEDDALAVGRAIARSNLFKTAVFGKDPNWGRILAAVGTTDATFEPSALDVAFNGVWICRGGEPGEPRDAVDLSAREVTVTVDLKAGDEAATIWTNDLTHAYVHENSAYST, from the coding sequence ATGACCGTCACCTCACCTCGGGGATTCCGCGCCGCAGGCGTTGCCGCCGGGCTCAAGGCCAGCGGCAGGCCGGATGTCGCACTTGTGGTCAACGACGGCCCTTCCGACGTAGCCGCGGCCGTGTTCACGACCAACCGCTGTAAGGCGAATCCGGTGCTGTGGAGCGAGCAGGTCATGGCCGACCGCAGTGCGAAGGCCGTCGTGCTCAACTCAGGGGGCGCCAACTGTTACACCGGTCCCGCCGGATTCCAGACCACTCACGCGTCGGCGGAGCTGGTCGCGGAGCGGCTGGGGCTCGGTGCTATCGACGTCGTCGTCTGCTCGACCGGCCTGATCGGCGAGAAACTCGACCGCGAGGCGTTGAACACCGGCATCGAGGCGGCAGTGAAAGCGTTGTCGGTGGAGGGTGGCTCCTCGGCAGCCGAAGCCATCATGACCACGGACACCCGCAGCAAGCAGGTGGTACGCGAAGGTCCTGGTTACACGGTCGGCGGGATGGCGAAGGGCGCAGGCATGCTCGCGCCCGCACTCGCCACGATGCTCGTCGTGATCACTACCGACGCCGCGGTCGATGCCGAGACGGCCGACCGGGCGTTGCGTGCCGCTACGCGCGCGACCTTCGATCGGCTCGACTCCGACGGTTGCATGTCCACCAACGACACCGTGTTATTGATGTGCAACGGTGCGTCCGGCACGGAGCCGGACGCGGGGGAGTTCACGTCGTTGCTCACCTCCACCTGTCACGACCTCGCGATGCAGTTGCTCGGTGACGCGGAGGGTTCCGAACACGACATCACGATTGACGTGGTCAACGCCGCGACGGAGGACGACGCGCTCGCGGTGGGCAGGGCGATCGCGCGGAGCAACCTGTTCAAGACCGCGGTGTTCGGCAAGGACCCGAACTGGGGTCGCATTCTCGCCGCGGTGGGAACGACAGACGCCACCTTCGAGCCGTCGGCACTGGATGTTGCGTTCAACGGTGTGTGGATCTGCCGGGGTGGCGAACCGGGCGAACCCAGGGACGCCGTGGACCTCTCGGCCCGTGAGGTCACCGTCACCGTGGACCTCAAGGCGGGCGATGAGGCGGCGACGATCTGGACCAACGACCTCACCCACGCCTATGTGCACGAGAACTCGGCGTACTCGACATGA
- the argB gene encoding acetylglutamate kinase → MTHTNSLVPADERLTAAAEKAGVLIEALPWLQRFHGATVVVKYGGNAMIDDELKKAFAQDMVFLRIAGLRPVVVHGGGPQITAMLDRLGIDGQFRGGLRVTTPETMDIVRMVLVGQVSRELVGLVNAHGPYAVGISGEDAHLFTAERKKATVDGEQVDIGLVGEVVGVNPDAVLDIVNAGRIPVVSTVAPDADGVVHNVNADTAAGALAAALHAEKLVVLTDVEGLYADWPDRSSLVDRIGANDLEELLPRLASGMIPKMEACLRAVRGGVRRAHVIDGRLAHSVLLEVFTSRGVGTMVLPDEGDDDGVQ, encoded by the coding sequence ATGACACACACGAATTCTCTTGTACCGGCCGACGAACGACTGACCGCCGCCGCGGAGAAGGCCGGAGTGCTCATCGAAGCACTCCCCTGGCTCCAACGCTTCCACGGTGCCACGGTCGTCGTGAAGTACGGCGGCAACGCGATGATCGACGACGAATTGAAGAAGGCGTTCGCGCAGGACATGGTGTTCCTGCGCATCGCGGGGCTGCGGCCGGTCGTCGTCCACGGTGGCGGACCACAGATCACCGCCATGCTCGACCGGCTCGGAATCGACGGACAGTTCAGGGGCGGGCTCCGAGTGACCACGCCCGAGACGATGGACATCGTTCGGATGGTCCTGGTCGGTCAGGTGAGTCGCGAACTGGTGGGACTCGTCAACGCTCACGGCCCCTACGCCGTGGGCATCTCGGGCGAGGACGCCCACCTCTTCACCGCGGAACGCAAGAAAGCCACGGTGGACGGTGAACAGGTCGATATCGGGCTGGTCGGTGAGGTCGTCGGCGTCAACCCGGACGCGGTCCTCGACATCGTGAACGCGGGCCGGATCCCGGTGGTGTCCACCGTGGCACCGGACGCCGACGGCGTGGTCCACAACGTCAACGCCGATACGGCTGCCGGCGCGCTCGCCGCGGCACTGCACGCGGAGAAACTCGTCGTGCTGACCGACGTGGAAGGCCTCTACGCGGACTGGCCCGACCGCTCGTCGCTCGTGGACCGTATCGGGGCGAACGATCTCGAAGAGCTTCTGCCGCGCCTGGCAAGCGGGATGATCCCGAAGATGGAGGCATGTCTGCGGGCTGTCCGAGGTGGTGTGCGACGAGCGCACGTCATCGACGGCAGACTCGCGCACTCGGTGTTGCTCGAGGTCTTCACGTCGCGTGGCGTCGGCACGATGGTACTTCCGGACGAGGGGGACGATGACGGTGTCCAATGA
- a CDS encoding acetylornithine transaminase — MTVSNEDSQLRWRSAMMNNYGTPAVHLVRGEGAVVWDADGRQYLDFVTGIAVNALGHAHPAVVSAVTSQISTIGHTSNLYLNEPALALAERLLDLSGFDDGRVFFCNSGAEAVEAAFKLARRTGRRTVVSTEGGFHGRTMGALALTGQPAKRVPFEPLVPGVRHVPYGDVTALESAIDSDTAAFVVEPVQGENGVVVPGDDYLVAAREITSRHGALLVVDEVQTGIGRLGSWFAYQRAGIRPDIVTLAKGLGGGLPLGACLAFGEAANLFEPGQHGTTFGGNPVCCAAGLAVLDTIAADGLLEHAAALGKEITAGVERIDHPLVRTVRGVGLLLGVVLNSGVSSAVAAAAGQAGFLVNPVQPDVVRLAPPLIVTRAQVDALLAALPQALDAAISKDD; from the coding sequence ATGACGGTGTCCAATGAGGACTCTCAGCTTCGGTGGCGTTCCGCCATGATGAACAACTACGGCACCCCTGCGGTGCATCTCGTCCGGGGCGAGGGGGCCGTGGTGTGGGACGCCGACGGTCGCCAGTATCTCGATTTCGTGACGGGTATCGCGGTCAACGCGCTCGGGCACGCACATCCCGCCGTGGTGTCGGCGGTGACGAGTCAGATCTCCACCATCGGCCACACATCGAACCTCTACCTCAACGAGCCTGCGCTGGCACTGGCCGAGCGGCTTCTCGACCTGTCGGGGTTCGACGACGGCAGGGTGTTCTTCTGCAATTCCGGCGCCGAGGCCGTCGAGGCGGCGTTCAAGCTCGCCCGGCGCACGGGCAGGCGAACGGTCGTGTCCACCGAGGGCGGATTCCACGGACGCACGATGGGTGCGCTGGCGTTGACAGGGCAGCCTGCCAAACGCGTGCCCTTCGAGCCGCTGGTTCCGGGCGTGCGGCATGTGCCCTACGGCGATGTCACAGCGTTGGAGAGTGCGATCGACTCCGACACGGCGGCCTTCGTGGTGGAACCGGTCCAGGGTGAGAACGGTGTGGTGGTGCCAGGCGACGATTACCTCGTGGCGGCAAGGGAGATCACCAGCCGGCACGGCGCCCTCCTCGTCGTGGACGAGGTCCAGACCGGCATCGGCAGGCTGGGTAGTTGGTTCGCCTATCAGCGGGCGGGGATCCGGCCCGACATCGTGACCTTGGCGAAGGGCCTCGGCGGCGGGTTGCCACTCGGTGCCTGCCTGGCGTTCGGCGAGGCCGCGAACCTATTCGAGCCTGGACAGCATGGCACCACGTTCGGCGGGAACCCGGTCTGCTGTGCCGCAGGGCTCGCGGTACTCGACACCATCGCGGCGGACGGTTTGCTCGAACACGCCGCAGCCCTCGGCAAGGAGATCACCGCGGGAGTGGAACGCATCGACCACCCGCTGGTGCGGACAGTGCGAGGCGTTGGCCTGCTGCTCGGTGTCGTGCTGAACAGTGGCGTGTCCTCGGCCGTCGCCGCAGCGGCCGGGCAAGCGGGTTTCCTCGTCAATCCGGTCCAGCCCGATGTGGTCAGGCTGGCGCCTCCGCTGATCGTGACGCGGGCGCAAGTCGATGCGCTGCTGGCAGCACTACCCCAGGCTCTCGACGCCGCCATTTCGAAGGACGACTGA
- the argF gene encoding ornithine carbamoyltransferase: MPRHFLRDDDLSPHEQAEVLDLATQLKQQPYGDALAGPKSVAVIFEKNSTRTRFSFEVGIAQLGGHAVVVDGRSMQLGREETIGDTARVLSRYTDAVVWRTFAQERIEEFADAATVPVVNALTDEFHPCQVLSDLFTVRERKGSLSGLTLTYLGDGANNMAHSLLVGGVTAGMHVRIAAPEGFHPLPWVLDVAVKRAEETGGSATVFTDPYAAADGADVVTTDAWTSMGQEGDGKDRTTPFLPYQVNTHLLGRTGKDTIVLHDLPAHRGMEITDEVIDGPASAVWDEAENRLHVQKALLVWLLRQER; encoded by the coding sequence ATGCCACGCCACTTTCTCCGCGACGACGATCTCAGCCCTCACGAACAGGCCGAAGTTCTCGACCTCGCGACACAGCTCAAGCAACAGCCTTACGGCGACGCGCTGGCCGGTCCGAAGAGCGTCGCGGTGATCTTCGAGAAGAACTCCACACGCACTCGCTTCTCGTTCGAGGTGGGGATCGCGCAGCTGGGTGGTCATGCGGTGGTTGTTGACGGCCGCAGCATGCAGCTGGGTCGCGAGGAGACGATCGGCGACACTGCTCGCGTGCTGTCCCGGTACACCGATGCCGTGGTGTGGCGCACCTTCGCCCAGGAACGCATCGAGGAGTTCGCGGACGCGGCCACTGTTCCGGTCGTGAACGCACTCACCGACGAGTTCCATCCCTGCCAGGTTCTGTCCGACCTCTTCACGGTGCGCGAGCGCAAGGGCTCGCTGTCCGGCCTCACTCTGACCTACCTCGGCGACGGCGCCAACAACATGGCGCACTCCCTGCTGGTGGGTGGTGTCACCGCCGGAATGCACGTGCGGATCGCAGCTCCGGAGGGATTCCATCCCCTGCCGTGGGTGCTCGACGTCGCGGTGAAACGGGCAGAGGAGACAGGAGGGAGCGCCACCGTGTTCACCGATCCGTACGCGGCGGCGGATGGTGCCGATGTCGTGACCACGGACGCGTGGACCTCCATGGGCCAGGAGGGCGACGGCAAGGACCGCACGACGCCGTTCCTGCCGTACCAGGTGAACACCCATTTGCTCGGCAGGACGGGTAAGGACACCATCGTCTTGCATGATCTTCCTGCCCATCGCGGCATGGAGATCACCGACGAGGTGATCGACGGACCGGCCAGCGCGGTCTGGGACGAGGCGGAGAATCGCCTGCACGTTCAAAAAGCACTTCTGGTGTGGCTTTTGCGGCAGGAGCGAT